A single region of the Leptodactylus fuscus isolate aLepFus1 chromosome 5, aLepFus1.hap2, whole genome shotgun sequence genome encodes:
- the NAT16 gene encoding putative N-acetyltransferase 16, with the protein MKIEAIPGAPQDGDLEFVLATEKEFEEIVSMSHGIYGGLDYLPSRYHSWIKEKDRMVVLAKKEGDVIGLLSMFIVDGGETALLEGLRVAPWERGRGVAGVLQRFCCQLVKHRYPSVKVMRLTRDDKLSPKELNKYRVIAKQGILLVRFNAPEFSSRLSSIPLPAGPSRPSPPILLSPDEVHAVFLERGGLLKDLLPNQTVIQDWQPFQALPGNHDLLRRKSIRWMTDDKVRPRVATLCTPPFPVPAGPLCFYLNIDVFGSGLRGTQEQLLSHLAAHVPLLPGDVKCQLFLPPNMWRPMADFCTSVLGFQLDKGYTEQYLLESDI; encoded by the exons ATGAAGATTGAAGCTATCCCCGGTGCCCCCCAGGATGGGGATTTGGAATTTGTGCTGGCCACCGAGAAGGAATTTGAAGAGATTGTCTCCATGTCCCATGGGATCTATGGAGGATTGGATTATCTGCCAAGTCGATACCACAGTTGGATCAAAGAGAAAGACCGAATGGTTGTTCTAGCCAAGAAGGAAGGAGATGTT ATTGGCCTCCTTTCTATGTTTATTGTGGATGGTGGGGAGACAGCTCTTCTTGAAGGACTGCGAGTGGCGCCATGGGAGAGAGGCAGAGGTGTTGCAGGGGTTCTGCAGAGATTCTGCTGCCAGTTGGTGAAGCATCGATACCCAAGCGTCAAAGTCATGAGGCTGACACGGGATGACAAGTTATCTCCAAAGGAGCTTAACAAGTATAGGGTCATTGCTAAACAG GGCATACTGCTTGTCCGTTTCAATGCACCCGAGTTTTCCTCTCGTTTATCCTCCATACCACTACCTGCAGGGCCATCTCGTCCATCTCCACCCATCCTCCTGTCTCCTGACGAGGTCCATGCAGTTTTCCTGGAGCGTGGTGGCCTACTGAAAGATCTACTGCCCAACCAGACTGTCATCCAGGACTGGCAACCATTCCAGGCCCTACCTGGGAATCATGACCTGCTTCGTCGCAAGTCCATTCGCTGGATGACAGATGATAAAGTTCGGCCCCGGGTGGCCACTCTCTGCACCCCACCATTCCCTGTTCCGGCGGGGCCGCTCTGCTTCTACCTCAACATTGATGTCTTCGGTTCCGGTTTGCGTGGGACACAAGAGCAACTATTATCTCACCTAGCTGCTCATGTCCCCCTGCTGCCAGGAGATGTAAAATGTCAGCTCTTCCTGCCTCCAAATATGTGGAGGCCCATGGCTGATTTTTGCACCTCCGTGCTGGGTTTCCAGCTGGACAAAGGTTACACTGAGCAATATCTTCTAGAGTCAGATATTTAG